CCGACCAGGAGTAGCGTCGAGCTCCCAGTAGAATCGCTTGTTGTCCTTGCCCTTGTTGTCGAACTTGACGATCCGGGCGCGGCCGATCTCGGCGGTGGTATGGACGTGCGTGCCCCCGCACGCCTGGGCGTCGAAGCCGGCGATCTCCACCACGCGCACCCGGCCCGCGATGACCGGCGGCTTCACCTCCAGCGTCCGCACCAGCTCCGGGCGCCGGCGGAACTCCTCCTCCGAGATGGTGGTCGAGGTCACGGCGAGCGCCCGCGCCAGCACCTCGTTCACGCGCTGCTCCAGCTCCGGGAGCTGGTCGCGGGTGAAGCCGGCCAGCTTGAGGTCGATGCGAGACCGCTCCGGGCCGAGCTGCACGCCGG
The DNA window shown above is from Anaeromyxobacter diazotrophicus and carries:
- a CDS encoding alanyl-tRNA editing protein, translated to MPAKLYLEDPYLRDFEAEVTASADGWCALSRTAFYPGGGGQPADRGQLLAAGEALAVTEVREDDAGEVWHRAGRDLVPGTAVRGALDWPLRHALMRAHALMHVVNTVARDRFGGVITGVQLGPERSRIDLKLAGFTRDQLPELEQRVNEVLARALAVTSTTISEEEFRRRPELVRTLEVKPPVIAGRVRVVEIAGFDAQACGGTHVHTTAEIGRARIVKFDNKGKDNKRFYWELDATPGR